The following are encoded together in the Paludisphaera mucosa genome:
- a CDS encoding sulfotransferase family protein: MNAETVRDRDEEIVVVSGLPRSGTSLMMQMLDKGGIEAVSDGQRTPDVDNPRGYYEFEVVKKIKDDVSWIPETRGKVFKMVSQLLYDLPASETYRVVFMQRDFDEMLTSQEKMLARLGRPSAPRDEIKRAFTQHLDRLYAWLEKQPNMHVLFVRHHDLVAEPRAQSERINAFFGGRLDVDAMVDAVDPSLYRNRKAEAAG, encoded by the coding sequence ATGAATGCGGAAACGGTGAGGGACCGGGACGAGGAGATCGTGGTCGTCTCGGGCCTGCCGCGCTCGGGCACGTCGCTGATGATGCAGATGCTCGACAAGGGCGGGATCGAGGCCGTCTCCGACGGCCAGCGCACGCCCGACGTGGACAACCCCCGCGGCTACTACGAGTTCGAGGTCGTCAAGAAGATCAAGGACGACGTCTCGTGGATCCCCGAGACCCGCGGCAAGGTCTTCAAGATGGTCTCGCAGCTCCTGTACGACCTGCCGGCCTCGGAGACGTACCGCGTCGTCTTCATGCAGCGCGACTTCGACGAGATGCTGACCTCCCAGGAGAAGATGCTCGCCCGCCTCGGCCGGCCCTCGGCCCCCCGCGACGAGATCAAGCGCGCCTTCACCCAGCACCTCGACCGCCTCTACGCCTGGCTCGAGAAGCAGCCGAACATGCACGTCCTGTTCGTCCGCCACCACGACCTCGTCGCCGAGCCCCGCGCCCAGTCCGAGCGGATCAACGCCTTCTTCGGCGGCCGCCTCGACGTCGACGCCATGGTCGACGCCGTCGACCCCTCGCTCTACCGCAACCGCAAGGCCGAGGCCGCG